Proteins co-encoded in one Dyadobacter sp. CECT 9275 genomic window:
- a CDS encoding SusC/RagA family TonB-linked outer membrane protein codes for MQKKLQAGLLILFGIVLILPDVYAQERQLTGRVINERGTGLSGAIILLKGSDKAISSDANGNFSMGVASHDTLIVSMKAYSTREVPVTGSMTTVNVALEPDANMQNEIVFTALGVQIDRKSLPYASQQISGDELRSAAQINFADALSGKIAGLDIKVSSSGAGGSTRAVLRGDRSLQGSNEPLYVIDGIPMVNNKGSQPDTWGGGNDGGDGLSMINPSDIERINVLRGANASVLYGSQGANGVILITTKKGKEGKVSVNFNSSTVFEQVSGLPKFQYRYGTARDDYNWTPVGTAVVKSDDYQKGYIEDFFQTGVTAANGVSISGGNAKTNVYFSYGNVSSKGVMPTSSYHKNNFSFRQSTRLLNNRITISSGVILSSEVSRNRPGAGYDNNPLTGLYLFARERDFNNYKENYAIFNPNRNLYKMNWYSTEEKQNNPYWEINKNPKLQSSKRIIANAKISYDILENLKFEVRGNIDYNNVLDDKRYAAAGNPVTVSPNGTWNYAKYTDQSIYTDGIFTYNKRFGKLSLNALAGLSYQENIYYDGMTVKNGTVSLQYPNVFTFANMPYNIMFTEDARYRKISKKGAFANLSVGFKDFLFLDLAGRNEWDSTKDNIGGQSNLNLSIGGSAIISQMVHLPDAISLLKIRASLSQATNEVPYNIEGSLITIAGAGGPGGTGGLNVITRAAYSKLKPEKVLTNEYGIEAYFFQNRLGLEFTVYNGVSTNQFLVLPGIQGSGAAIMYFNAEKITNKGLELTLNAEAFRTDHFTWNTSLNTSQNQNKIVELIASRPNYQIGGDNEGFASLSKTGGSINDLYVYHFARNTAGQIILSTGGVPTKEATQTKVGNVNPKFLLGWNNNFRYRNFFASVLVNGKLGGVVLSKTEAFLDSYGVSERTAAARDDGKMAINGVKPEGTAVTSIEPYTYYSAVGDRNKIMEPYVFSRTNVRLGQFVLGYSFKQKSANPVFKDASISVVGRNLFFFYKKAPFDPEQAMSTNNALQSADVFGMPSTRSYGFNLKFSF; via the coding sequence ATGCAGAAAAAACTACAGGCAGGATTGCTCATTTTGTTTGGTATAGTACTCATTTTGCCTGACGTATATGCCCAGGAGCGACAGCTCACCGGTAGAGTCATTAACGAAAGAGGCACGGGATTATCCGGGGCCATTATTCTTTTAAAAGGCTCCGACAAAGCCATAAGCTCGGATGCAAACGGTAATTTTTCTATGGGTGTGGCATCGCATGATACATTGATTGTTTCGATGAAAGCGTACAGTACCCGGGAAGTTCCGGTCACCGGTTCGATGACTACGGTCAATGTTGCGCTTGAGCCTGATGCTAACATGCAGAATGAGATTGTTTTTACTGCGCTCGGTGTCCAAATAGACCGAAAATCTCTGCCCTACGCATCGCAGCAGATCAGCGGTGATGAATTGCGCAGCGCTGCTCAAATAAATTTTGCCGATGCGCTCAGTGGTAAAATAGCAGGTCTTGACATCAAAGTAAGCAGCTCCGGCGCCGGAGGTTCCACAAGGGCGGTGCTAAGAGGAGACAGATCACTCCAGGGTTCTAATGAACCGCTTTATGTGATCGATGGTATTCCCATGGTCAACAACAAGGGTAGCCAGCCAGATACTTGGGGTGGTGGTAATGATGGTGGAGATGGTCTCTCTATGATCAACCCGTCGGATATTGAGCGCATCAACGTATTAAGAGGAGCGAACGCTTCTGTTCTTTACGGTAGTCAGGGTGCTAATGGCGTGATCCTGATCACAACTAAAAAAGGTAAGGAGGGCAAGGTATCTGTAAACTTCAATTCAAGTACTGTTTTCGAACAGGTATCCGGTCTGCCCAAATTCCAGTATCGTTATGGAACGGCCCGTGATGATTATAACTGGACTCCCGTGGGAACAGCGGTTGTTAAATCAGACGACTACCAGAAAGGTTACATTGAGGACTTTTTCCAGACAGGCGTAACAGCTGCAAACGGCGTGTCAATTAGTGGAGGGAACGCCAAAACAAATGTTTACTTTTCCTATGGTAATGTTTCCTCGAAGGGAGTCATGCCAACAAGCAGTTACCATAAAAATAACTTTTCGTTCAGACAAAGCACAAGGCTGCTGAATAACAGGATTACAATTAGCTCAGGTGTGATCCTGTCCTCGGAGGTGTCCAGAAACAGGCCAGGCGCGGGTTATGATAACAACCCGCTGACTGGTTTGTATTTATTCGCCAGAGAACGTGATTTCAATAATTACAAAGAAAATTACGCCATTTTCAATCCGAACAGGAACTTGTACAAGATGAACTGGTATTCGACGGAAGAGAAGCAAAATAATCCTTACTGGGAAATTAACAAAAATCCAAAGCTCCAGTCCTCCAAAAGGATCATTGCCAATGCGAAAATCTCATACGACATCCTGGAGAACCTAAAATTTGAAGTAAGGGGCAATATTGACTACAACAATGTTTTGGACGATAAGCGTTATGCAGCGGCGGGTAACCCGGTAACTGTTAGCCCCAACGGTACCTGGAACTACGCGAAATATACAGATCAATCCATTTATACTGACGGTATTTTCACTTACAACAAGCGCTTTGGTAAACTCAGTTTAAATGCACTTGCCGGGCTCAGTTACCAGGAGAACATTTACTATGATGGTATGACAGTCAAAAATGGAACGGTATCATTGCAGTACCCAAACGTCTTTACATTTGCGAACATGCCCTATAATATCATGTTTACCGAGGACGCACGTTACCGCAAAATCAGCAAAAAAGGTGCGTTTGCCAACCTGTCTGTCGGATTTAAGGATTTTCTGTTTTTGGATCTGGCTGGGCGTAATGAATGGGATTCTACTAAGGACAACATAGGTGGTCAGTCGAATCTCAATCTATCGATTGGTGGATCTGCGATCATCAGCCAAATGGTTCATTTACCTGACGCGATATCACTCCTGAAGATTCGAGCTTCGTTGTCACAAGCAACAAATGAAGTACCTTATAACATTGAGGGCTCATTAATTACGATTGCCGGGGCAGGCGGGCCAGGTGGGACAGGTGGTCTCAACGTAATTACTCGTGCAGCTTACTCCAAGCTAAAACCCGAGAAAGTTCTTACCAATGAATATGGGATTGAAGCCTATTTTTTCCAAAACAGGCTGGGTTTGGAGTTTACAGTATATAATGGTGTGAGTACTAATCAATTTCTTGTTTTGCCCGGAATTCAGGGGTCGGGAGCGGCTATCATGTATTTTAATGCCGAAAAAATCACTAACAAAGGACTTGAACTGACCTTGAATGCTGAAGCTTTCCGCACAGATCATTTCACCTGGAATACTTCACTTAATACTTCGCAGAACCAAAATAAAATCGTTGAGTTGATTGCATCTCGCCCTAACTACCAGATAGGTGGTGATAATGAAGGTTTTGCCTCGCTGAGTAAAACCGGTGGTTCGATAAATGATTTATACGTTTATCACTTTGCCAGAAACACCGCCGGACAGATTATTCTGTCTACCGGAGGCGTTCCAACCAAAGAAGCTACGCAGACAAAAGTGGGCAATGTAAATCCCAAATTCCTCCTGGGATGGAACAACAACTTTCGTTATCGTAACTTCTTTGCCAGTGTTCTTGTCAACGGGAAATTGGGTGGAGTCGTATTGTCTAAAACGGAAGCTTTCCTGGATTCTTATGGCGTGAGTGAAAGAACCGCGGCCGCGAGAGACGACGGAAAAATGGCTATCAACGGGGTAAAACCCGAAGGCACAGCTGTTACTTCGATCGAACCGTATACCTATTATTCGGCAGTCGGTGACAGAAATAAGATCATGGAGCCTTATGTGTTTTCCCGGACAAATGTAAGGTTGGGGCAATTTGTACTGGGCTATTCCTTTAAACAGAAAAGCGCAAACCCTGTGTTTAAGGATGCCTCCATCTCCGTTGTAGGCAGGAATTTGTTCTTCTTCTACAAAAAAGCACCTTTCGATCCTGAGCAGGCGATGAGCACCAACAACGCGCTGCAATCCGCGGACGTGTTTGGCATGCCATCAACAAGATCATACGGATTCAACCTTAAGTTTTCATTCTAA
- a CDS encoding Hsp20/alpha crystallin family protein yields the protein MSLIKRNGLLPTAFPALFDDFFGRELFNWSNNNYSATSTTVPLVNIRETDDHFEVEMAAPGMDKSDFKVELDGNTLTISSQKEQRQASDQNGYSRREFSYQSFQRSFVLPRDVVDVEHIAARYENGLLHLTIPKMEQAKQKAPRLIEIG from the coding sequence ATGTCACTCATCAAAAGGAACGGGCTATTGCCCACAGCTTTCCCGGCGCTGTTCGACGATTTCTTTGGCCGTGAACTTTTTAACTGGAGCAACAATAACTACTCCGCAACCAGCACGACGGTGCCTTTGGTAAACATCCGCGAGACAGATGATCATTTCGAAGTGGAAATGGCCGCTCCCGGAATGGACAAAAGTGATTTCAAGGTTGAGCTGGATGGCAACACGCTCACCATTAGCTCTCAAAAGGAACAGCGGCAGGCATCTGATCAGAATGGTTACAGCCGCAGGGAGTTCAGCTACCAATCTTTCCAGAGGAGCTTTGTACTTCCCAGGGACGTTGTCGATGTGGAGCACATCGCAGCCAGGTATGAAAACGGCCTGCTTCACCTGACCATTCCCAAAATGGAACAGGCAAAGCAAAAAGCCCCACGGCTGATTGAGATAGGTTAA
- a CDS encoding COG1470 family protein produces the protein MSLFYSIFKNYNTYSICGFLFAATLQASSQAQPSGKPAGSSSFQTNLFNLEASANEPFRYSATLKNGAAQPKFYALDAKAPDGWQVSFRTLGSPVTSVQVQAGASQEISVELSASPYSKPGKYAIPVTAVSPGDTLRLNLEAVLKGAYKIELTTPSGRLSENVTEGSVEEIVCTIRNTGTMPLTNVELSAQTPAKWQVTFEPAKVERIDPSGSIDVTAKVHVPDKTIAGDYVSTFTAKTQNANADAAFRITVKTSLLSGWLGVLVILLSIGLIFRLIKKYGRR, from the coding sequence ATGTCTCTTTTTTATTCAATTTTCAAAAACTACAACACGTATTCCATTTGCGGCTTTCTTTTCGCCGCCACGCTTCAGGCAAGTTCACAGGCACAGCCTTCGGGCAAACCCGCCGGAAGCTCTTCGTTTCAAACCAACCTGTTTAATCTGGAGGCCAGTGCTAACGAACCATTCCGGTATTCGGCGACATTGAAAAACGGAGCCGCACAGCCGAAGTTCTATGCTTTGGACGCGAAAGCGCCCGACGGCTGGCAGGTATCGTTCCGCACCCTGGGCAGCCCCGTCACCTCAGTCCAGGTGCAGGCGGGCGCATCGCAGGAAATATCCGTAGAGCTGAGCGCGAGCCCCTATTCCAAGCCGGGTAAGTATGCTATTCCCGTAACGGCTGTTTCGCCGGGCGACACGCTCCGGCTCAATCTGGAAGCGGTTCTTAAGGGGGCGTACAAGATTGAACTGACCACGCCATCGGGGCGCCTCAGCGAAAATGTCACCGAAGGTAGCGTGGAGGAGATCGTCTGCACCATCAGGAACACGGGTACCATGCCGCTTACCAACGTGGAGCTGTCCGCCCAGACACCAGCGAAATGGCAGGTCACCTTTGAGCCGGCCAAAGTGGAACGTATAGATCCATCCGGTTCTATCGATGTCACGGCCAAAGTGCATGTTCCCGACAAAACCATTGCCGGGGACTATGTCTCCACGTTCACGGCCAAAACCCAGAACGCCAATGCCGATGCTGCTTTCCGGATCACCGTTAAAACTTCCCTGTTATCGGGCTGGCTGGGCGTGCTCGTCATTTTACTTTCAATCGGTTTGATATTCAGGTTAATCAAAAAATACGGCAGACGATAA
- a CDS encoding SusD/RagB family nutrient-binding outer membrane lipoprotein has product MKKIIFAFIFLIAFAACKKKSSVEPEVDPSTVPDFQMIGPRFPLVISQLNGHQTEEDLCADNWLGYMGTPSDFLQNVNNTTYTITWNSFWGREYGNVMSPTTQMIRLSQENKLPLFATWAKLVRILSMSKLTAIHGPIIYSQYGSTANSIPYDKESDLYPLFFKQLDSIQTDFNAKKTYAEFKDYDPSQYGGSIPQWQKLVNSLRLRLAMRLSKVDPTQAKIQGEKALKDPAGLITTNADNFTNSLNGNIMPVAQICYEWDDTRMGAAMESFMVGLKDGRISKYFAPAANPAYYTDHPSVPYKGIRNGGYIKYKGDRTPFSKVSADFKTVTSRRNFTAAEVAFLKAEAGLRGWAGAGDPKTNYEAGVKLSFADWGASDVDAYLADKTSKPINYVDPVDARNNFTALSTITVAWDETDSKELKLEKIITQKYLNNFTNTLESWVDFRRTGYPKIPSAAKNDSNPTWGIIPAGEFIKRMPFVNAERTGNTAAVADAVTKMGAGAKDDIATRLWFDTGKAANF; this is encoded by the coding sequence ATGAAAAAGATAATTTTCGCATTTATTTTTCTGATTGCATTTGCTGCCTGTAAAAAAAAATCATCTGTTGAACCAGAAGTAGACCCATCAACCGTTCCGGATTTTCAGATGATTGGCCCTCGTTTTCCCCTGGTGATATCCCAGCTTAATGGGCATCAGACCGAAGAAGACCTCTGTGCAGACAACTGGCTGGGATATATGGGCACTCCTTCGGATTTCCTTCAGAATGTTAATAACACCACTTATACCATCACCTGGAATTCATTTTGGGGACGGGAATACGGTAACGTTATGTCACCCACAACACAAATGATCAGGCTCTCCCAGGAGAACAAATTGCCCTTGTTTGCTACATGGGCGAAGTTGGTTCGTATTTTATCCATGTCCAAATTAACCGCCATACACGGACCAATCATTTATTCCCAATACGGTAGTACGGCAAATTCGATTCCTTATGACAAAGAATCCGACTTGTACCCGCTCTTTTTTAAACAACTGGATTCGATCCAGACGGATTTTAATGCTAAAAAAACTTATGCTGAATTCAAAGATTATGATCCCTCGCAATATGGCGGCAGCATCCCGCAATGGCAAAAATTGGTCAATTCCTTACGTCTGAGACTGGCCATGCGTTTGTCAAAAGTGGATCCGACTCAGGCGAAAATTCAGGGCGAAAAAGCTTTGAAGGATCCGGCTGGTTTGATCACCACCAACGCAGATAATTTTACCAATTCGCTAAATGGAAATATCATGCCGGTAGCCCAAATTTGCTATGAATGGGACGACACCCGCATGGGCGCCGCAATGGAATCCTTTATGGTGGGTTTAAAGGATGGTCGGATTTCTAAGTATTTTGCTCCCGCAGCCAATCCAGCTTACTATACAGATCACCCCTCAGTTCCATACAAAGGAATTCGTAATGGTGGTTACATAAAATATAAAGGGGATCGCACTCCTTTCTCCAAAGTAAGTGCAGATTTTAAGACCGTAACAAGCAGACGGAATTTTACAGCGGCGGAAGTGGCCTTCCTCAAGGCTGAGGCCGGGCTTAGAGGCTGGGCGGGAGCGGGTGACCCAAAGACCAACTATGAAGCGGGCGTAAAGTTGTCTTTTGCTGACTGGGGTGCCAGCGATGTGGATGCTTATCTGGCTGACAAAACAAGCAAACCCATTAATTATGTGGATCCGGTCGATGCCCGCAATAATTTTACCGCTCTTTCGACTATCACGGTAGCATGGGACGAGACGGATTCCAAAGAATTGAAACTGGAGAAGATCATTACGCAGAAGTACCTCAATAACTTCACCAACACGCTCGAGTCTTGGGTAGATTTCAGAAGGACCGGTTATCCGAAAATTCCTTCCGCAGCCAAAAACGATAGCAATCCAACCTGGGGAATTATTCCTGCCGGAGAATTTATCAAAAGAATGCCATTTGTAAACGCAGAAAGAACGGGTAATACTGCTGCGGTTGCGGATGCAGTAACCAAAATGGGTGCCGGCGCGAAGGACGATATCGCAACCCGCCTTTGGTTTGATACGGGTAAGGCGGCTAATTTTTGA
- the bla gene encoding subclass B3 metallo-beta-lactamase, whose translation MFKIKKTLQVLISLTLANMPLLCVAQEYKLPFKQDEWIKDYPPFRIAGNLYYVGTDDLASYLVTTKEGHLLINTGLEESVGQLKKNVETLGFKFSDIRILLATHAHYDHVAGMAAIKKATGATLMIQEADVQLMKDGGSSDAVLGKYGASFAPVVPDRVLKDQEIIKLGDTSLKLLHHPGHTPGASSFALTVKDQNRSYKILIANIPTILSETKLSGMPGYQQVGKDYGYTLQVMKKEQFDIWVASHGSQFNLHKKHKPGQAYRPEAFYGRKDYDKILSEIEATYNRRLQE comes from the coding sequence ATGTTTAAAATTAAAAAAACGCTCCAGGTACTTATCTCCCTGACGTTAGCTAACATGCCGCTCCTTTGTGTTGCGCAGGAGTACAAACTGCCCTTCAAACAGGACGAATGGATAAAAGACTACCCCCCTTTCCGTATTGCCGGGAACCTGTATTATGTCGGAACCGACGACCTGGCGAGTTATTTAGTTACAACCAAAGAAGGGCACCTATTGATAAACACAGGACTGGAAGAGTCTGTAGGGCAGCTCAAAAAAAATGTGGAGACCCTGGGCTTTAAGTTTTCCGATATCCGCATTCTACTGGCAACCCACGCGCATTACGACCATGTTGCAGGAATGGCCGCGATTAAAAAAGCCACCGGTGCCACATTAATGATTCAGGAGGCGGATGTGCAGCTAATGAAAGACGGCGGCAGTTCGGATGCTGTCCTTGGCAAATATGGGGCCAGCTTTGCACCAGTAGTGCCCGATCGCGTATTAAAAGACCAGGAAATCATAAAACTGGGAGATACCTCCTTGAAACTCCTGCACCATCCCGGACATACGCCCGGTGCAAGCAGTTTTGCGCTGACGGTAAAAGACCAGAACCGCTCTTACAAAATCCTGATCGCCAACATTCCGACCATCCTGAGCGAAACAAAGCTTTCGGGCATGCCCGGATATCAGCAGGTAGGGAAAGACTATGGTTATACGCTGCAGGTGATGAAAAAAGAGCAGTTCGATATCTGGGTTGCCTCCCACGGCAGTCAGTTTAATCTGCACAAAAAACACAAACCCGGCCAGGCCTACCGCCCGGAAGCCTTTTATGGCCGCAAGGATTACGACAAAATACTGTCCGAAATTGAAGCGACCTACAACCGGAGATTACAGGAATAG